In Leptospira sp. WS58.C1, a single genomic region encodes these proteins:
- the hisG gene encoding ATP phosphoribosyltransferase has product MLTLALPKGRLAEESIELMLERGWLSGRPDPDSKELIFNDTKGKVRILLVRSQDVATYVEQNSADAGIVGWDVLLEGGYDLLLPLDLGIGKCRLSVAGPKGWNLSSGERKVRVATKYPNIAKDFFLKKGINCEVIKLYGSIELAPLVGLSDCIVDLVSTGGTLRANNLEEIEVIMESTARLVFNRSALYTKRAETGEFLDSFALTEKRL; this is encoded by the coding sequence ATGCTCACTTTGGCCCTTCCGAAAGGACGGCTTGCCGAAGAGAGTATCGAGCTCATGCTCGAACGGGGATGGCTCTCCGGTCGTCCCGATCCCGATTCCAAAGAACTTATATTTAACGACACAAAAGGAAAGGTCCGTATTTTACTGGTCCGTTCCCAGGATGTTGCGACTTACGTGGAGCAGAATTCTGCGGATGCCGGTATCGTGGGATGGGACGTATTATTGGAAGGGGGTTACGACCTTCTTCTTCCTTTGGATTTGGGAATCGGAAAATGTAGACTTTCCGTTGCGGGACCGAAAGGTTGGAACCTCAGTTCTGGCGAAAGAAAGGTCCGGGTCGCGACAAAATATCCGAATATTGCCAAGGACTTCTTCCTGAAAAAGGGGATCAACTGCGAAGTTATCAAACTGTACGGAAGTATTGAGCTCGCTCCTTTGGTGGGTTTATCCGATTGTATCGTAGATTTGGTGTCCACAGGCGGGACCCTCAGGGCCAATAATTTGGAAGAGATCGAAGTCATCATGGAATCCACGGCAAGATTGGTATTTAACCGTTCCGCTTTATATACCAAACGAGCCGAAACCGGTGAATTCCTGGATTCTTTTGCTTTAACCGAAAAACGGTTGTGA
- the rpmF gene encoding 50S ribosomal protein L32 yields MAVPKRRKSKSKVRMKRAHHAIGKPNLVPCPNCNSFRPPHRICPVCGFYKDRVVVEPKVRKTSEEN; encoded by the coding sequence ATGGCAGTTCCTAAGAGACGAAAATCTAAATCAAAAGTGAGGATGAAACGGGCCCATCATGCGATCGGGAAACCGAATCTAGTCCCTTGCCCGAACTGTAATTCCTTCAGACCTCCTCATAGAATCTGCCCTGTTTGCGGTTTTTATAAAGACCGTGTAGTGGTAGAACCGAAAGTCAGGAAGACTAGCGAAGAGAACTAA